One region of Culex pipiens pallens isolate TS chromosome 2, TS_CPP_V2, whole genome shotgun sequence genomic DNA includes:
- the LOC120418449 gene encoding uncharacterized protein LOC120418449 gives MAEEFGKSNQLEEEDLTFAGYGDADAEAEDIQFQANSGLQIMRCAAHTVNLAIKDVVKQTSCEADLKKVRLLVRKSKGIVFRPIFKMKSLPVPVLDCETRWGTTAMMVESVLRLVDIVPELQAVDPTFVVDEELIKFAEQFSTAFKPMVQLLKKLQYADLTVGDMFKYYWIDARSELIKIGDDNIFATHLIKALKERKVLLFTNKAFLAGLFMDPRFNFDKSPYLDRDQKQEAIDHLVSTWRIMALHKAQAKDDDSKVADPSELSEADRLILQDCNEMLEQELKPAVLSEGKIIQKLHGLCAKPIQPAETNVLEYWALQEFAEPELFELSEVALSATPTSVPVERAFCGLVHELTAFRNKLLGENVDNLMVIRLNQDLLELAL, from the exons ATGGCAGAGGAGTTTGGGAAGTCAAATCAGTTGGAAGAAGAGGATTTGACCTTTGCTGGTTATG gaGACGCTGATGCCGAAGCAGAAGACATCCAGTTCCAAGCCAATTCAGGTCTGCAAATCATGCGGTGCGCTGCCCACACGGTCAATTTGGCCATCAAGGACGTCGTGAAACAAACGTCTTGCGAAGCGGATTTGAAAAAAGTTCGTTTACTGGTGCGCAAGAGCAAGGGTATTGTTTTCCGTCCGATCTTCAAGATGAAGTCGTTACCGGTTCCCGTTCTTGACTGTGAGACACGTTGGGGAACCACCGCCATGATGGTTGAGTCCGTGCTGCGTTTGGTGGACATTGTGCCAGAACTACAGGCCGTTGATCCTACTTTTGTTGTTGATGAGGAGTTGATCAAATTCGCCGAACAGTTTTCAACGGCCTTCAAGCCAATGGTCCAACTCCTCAAGAAACTCCAATATGCTGACCTGACTGTGGGAGATATGTTCAAGTACTACTGGATCGATGCTCGCAGTGAACTCATCAAAATCGGTGACGATAATATTTTCGCAACCCATCTGATCAAGGCGCTAAAAGAGCGCAAAGTTCTTTTGTTCACCAATAAGGCGTTCTTAGCGGGCCTCTTCATGGATCCCCGTTTTAACTTTGACAAGTCGCCCTACCTTGACAGAGATCAAAAACAGGAAGCGATT gaCCACCTCGTGAGCACATGGAGAATCATGGCATTGCACAAAGCCCAGGCCAAGGACGACGATTCAAAGGTGGCCGATCCATCAGAACTGTCGGAGGCAGATCGCTTGATTTTGCAAGACTGCAATGAAATGCTGGAACAGGAGCTGAAACCAGCTGTCCTTTCTGAAGGAAAAATCATTCAGAAGCTGCACGGTTTGTGCGCAAAGCCGATTCAGCCGGCCGAGACTAACGTCTTAGAGTACTGGGCTCTCCAGGAATTTGCAGAGCCCGAACTATTTGAGCTGTCCGAGGTTGCATTGAGTGCAACGCCCACATCAGTCCCTGTCGAACGAGCATTCTGCGGCCTGGTGCACGAGCTAACGGCTTTTCGTAACAAGCTTTTGGGAGAGAACGTAGACAACCTTATGGTTATTCGTCTGAACCAGGACTTGCTGGAGCTGGCCCTTTGA